AAAACAGACGATACAGACAATGTGCTCACTAACAGTAGCCTACCCCAAGATCGTATAGCCTATGTCATGGCGTGCTAACTTGTGGAATTCCATATTATTTTTAAAAAGAAGTAGTAGACCAGTCTATCAGCTTGTAAACGATTTCCTTTATCAAATTTGTATTTAGCCACATTTGCAACTTCCTGTAGCTGAGAGAATGGCGAAACCCCACCCTCATTTGCAGACAATGACAAATTAGAGGCTGAAGCTTTGTCAATCATGCCACGTCGCCCGAATTAAACCCGGAACACACCCAACATGTTtctttgtgttacttttttaaagCAAATATTGGTTAAAAGTTAGCAGCAACTTTGTATCAACTCTAGTGTGGAATGAAAGGGTCTTACTTGGAAAGGGTTGACATTGGACGAATCTGCAAATGGGTTATCGTCAAATCCCGACATTTTAATGGCGTTTTATAGATCTCCTCAAAGTATAAACAATACACAGTCCTCCTATCGTTTGATATGCTCCTTTTTATCGCACTGGTAACTTCCTGAAATGGAGTTTAGTGCGCAGACGTTGGTTACGTATGAGATGACGTCTACCTACGTCATTTGGCTAGTCAAGTAAGGCCCCCCACCTTTAGATCAAAATAGGTGTTTTGGGAGACTGCATGTCTCCGATTGATTTACAAAGCAAATAGACAAAACATTTGTGCATGTCTTTAATACTATTTTGAAACAATTCGAGGTGTATTAATGGCACTAGCCAGACCTATGtttaaaaatacaataatttggaAAATTCCCCCCTTAGGCTAATGTTGACAAGGTCAAGGCAATTTTATTTTAAAGAAACGATTATTTTAATTTGATCAGTAAACTGCAGCAGGGGGAAATACATACATAAGGTTGGGTTGAAAGTAACATATacatgccgcgttcaaaacaactgggaactcagaacttGGAAATCTCCAACTGATTTTTAGGTCGGAAAATCGGTGCTCTAAAAAAATGACAGAGTATCCGATTTGttattctgagttggatgaccattaAAAATGTTTCTCCGAGTTCCCgtttgtcttgaacgcactgacgtctgaagtcagagatttcagagttcccagttgttttgaacgcggcatagGATGAGCCCATGGCCATATAACGACGTCAGAACTACAGTGATAGCCGACGTTGCAGCCATGGAGGAAGTAAGAGGTGAAACATATTTatctttttttgtatttatttaatccgtAAAATGCTTATAATGACACTGTCACATGTAGCGACAATGTCGCCATATAACCGCAATCGAACAGCAGAGCATGTTTTCGTATTTAAACATGAAGTAAAGCAACTCCATTCGCAAGCATCCATTGTAATTTTACCAGAGATTACGTACTGCACGCGAGCCACCTTCATAATAGAGCACGCAAACGCATTAGTTATCGTGTATCGTTTAGCATTCTGAAAATGAGAACACATTATTTACACGAGATATATTCGAATTAAAAGGTTGAGTTCAATAACCAATAAAATAGCTGATGTTTTGCTTTCAATGAACGCTGCAGATTCTGCAGTGCGGAGGGACTTACTCAAAAGTGCAATTCTCAGTCATATTGTAGACTTGTGATAAAATTGGTGTGCATGTTGTTCATATTGAAAGTTACGGTCTCTGTTTTCTCATTTTACAGTATTCCCGCTATCCTGTGCAGTGCAGAACTATGCATGGGGGAAGGTCGGTCTGGACAGTGAGGTGGCCAAACTGGTTGTTGGTGGGGATACCTCGGCTGTCATTGAAGATGACAAACATTATGCAGAGGTAAAATTCAGACAGTGGTGAACCGTGAATATTGGACCTAGGGCTTTAGCGGGGGTAAAAATATTCCTGAACGTCAAACTTCACCAATAGTCTAGCGACTACAATAGTGGCACATCTAAAGTGACCATAATTTGCGCACTCTGTGTAGGAGGGaatattttttaattaaaaacacATACACGGCCAAAAGAAagagcagtcacacacagcatacTGTTAAATGCGACCTATTCATTAAAGGCCAGTAGGCCCCCAATCATAACAAAAACATGAAGCATTTCCAAATCGAAATTTCCAATATACTTCCCATTGCGCACATCTGTTATCATGTTCAGCACAAAGTAACCATTGCTCTAaagtataaatgcaacaattcTGCCCTAATACAGTTGAATGGCCATTGACTGAACAATGGCATTGATCACATGCgaccattcattcctatgtgaagactcaatagcCAGATTAAGCTAAATTAAGTCGTTTAAGATGGCTTTTCATGGAGATATAACATGTACAGTTTGAGCCACTCCAAGAAGTGAAGTTGCATGCTATCACAGTGCTGCCCCTTCTCATTCAGTAACTTTAGTTGAAAACCGACTGGGCTACTGCAGGCTGCCATTAAAAACCTCTTCAGGATCtgcccttttttcaatttttgcctaagATTACACACCCAACTCGTAACTGCCCTCAGCTctggacctgaagcaaggatatgcatattcttgaaacACTTTGAAGGTTGTGTAAATGTTAAATTAATTTAGGGGAGTATAACACAgtacaaaaaaaacatatttttacagatgtaatatctttgaaatgcaagagaaaggccataatgtattctAGCCCTGGTGCAATTaacattttggccactagatggcatcagtgtatgcaccgttttagactgatccaataaaccactgcatttctgttcaaaatgttgtatcaagactgcccaaatgtgcctaattgggtTTATTAAtccattttcaagttcataactgtgcacccTCTCAAACAGTAGCATATTATTTTTTcactaatagctactgtaaattggagagTGCAGTTAGCTTAAATTCCTGTTAATCTTTCTGCCAGTATCAGATATGTCTGTCCTGGGATATGTCTGtccttgttacttacaacctcaggctaatgtgattagcatatgttagctcaaccgtcccgcgggGGACCCACCGTTCCTGTATAGGTTGTCATAGGTGGATACCTAGTCAGTAGTTcacctgaaatgtgtcttccgcatttaacccaacccctttgaATCTGAGAGGTACATTAGCAAGTAAATTATACTCTTCTGTGTGATTTTAAAATAATTGGTTCAAGGACATGCATCTGGTCTATTAAGCTATTATTATTATGACCATGATTGTCTTcaaaacattacattttacaCAGATTGACAACGAATATCTTCCTTTTCCCATTCAATATAAGGAGGGATCCTGTTTTCCGCTAACAATGCCTGCAGTACCGTGTCTTCAATGAGAGGAGGCAGTCGTTTTCCCCTGTAAATGGCAGATGTCCACCCCTAAAGaaatcctgattggattttttttCCTCGTCCGTCCGTGTTAACCTTTTCAACACAAACTGAATAGAAATCAGAATAAAAATGTAAATTATATAAAAAATTAAAGTGACATTTTAATAAAGAATCAATAATTGTATAAATCCTTATGCTCTCTCTGAAGGTGTAGCCTATGGTGCCTTTTCCTCATTCCTGCCCTGCAGATAATTGTAATTTTTACAAAGCCCTTCAGGACTTTGGCTGAGAGTCTCTTACCCTTCAAGCTCCCTCAATGCCTGCCCTGTCACAAGTCATTCTTTATTTAGCTTCACAGGGAGGGTTTATCATAAAGGTCaattttatttatctgttattttaccaggtgactgagaacagtctcatttgcagcaatgacctggggagtagggggattaatgagccaattgtaaactggggattattaagtgaccatgatggtttgagggccagattgggaatttagccaggacaccagggttaacacccctacttttacgataagtgccatgagaTCTTTAATGACCATAGAGTCAGGACACGTGTTTAACGTCCCACCCaaaagactgcaccctacacagggcagtgtccccaatcactgccctggggcattgagatttattttagaccagaggaaagagtgcctcctactggccctccaacaccacttccagcagcatctggtctcccatccattaactgaccaggaccaaccctgcttagcttcagaagcaagccagcggtggtatgcagggtggtatgctactGACATTAATAGGTCTGAGTATGGGAGTGGGGACGTGCTATGGTGAATGGGCAGATGTATTTTCATACTCCGCAATCAGCATCCATAGTCAATAGTCTGGGTGCCTTCTCCTGTTTGAGACAATCCTCTGGTCCTAAACAATAGCTTCCTAAGATGGCACCTAGGCTATTGTATATGTATTGAGAGAACCTGATCACAATGGATGACAAAGCTAAATCACAAAGTGATGTTAAAtctgtttttatatatatttaaagaGTCGCACACTCCGTGTATAACCTCCCAGGAATGTTTTGGGTAAAAAAGACCCTGAAGAAGGCAGTGATGCTGAAATGTTTTACTCAATAAATTACTAGGAGGTTATACGTATGGAGTGTGCATCTCTTTGTTTTTAGAGTTTATTCTCAGTTAGTCAGCGCCTCTACACTAAATAATATTCTCTGGGTGTGTGCCAGCTCATGCTTTATATTAAACTGTTTTAAAAGAGAAATACTCTATGGTCAATGATGTGGCCCCTCCCTGTGTGTCTTGCAGCTTTGGATGGGTGCTCACCCCAAAGGAGACGCCCTCATCAAGGACAACCGGATAGCCCAGAGGACGCTCGGTCAGTGGATTGCAGACTACCCAGCATGCTTGGGGTCAAAGGTGAAAGacaccttccagggccagcttccCTTCCTCTTCAAGGTCCTGTCGGTCAACACCGCTCTGTCAATACAGGCCCATCCGAACAGGGTAAgtcctgggtcgtgttcattagggcacactgaATGAATGTCTACTGACCAACCCAAAAACcaaaggggaggagggggttacATGTAGATATGGTGTATTTTGTTTCTATTCTAaatttatttcatttttaaaattaaattGCTCTTTTCCCATTGGCGCTCACACCAGGAGTTGGCTGGACGGCTCCATGCTCAGTTTCCAGAGCATTACCCTGACAACAACCACAAGCCTGAGATGGCCGTCGCACTCACCCATTTTGAAGGCCTCTGTGGCTTCAGGCCCGTGGAAGAGATCATTGGCTTTCTCAAATGTGAGTCCCATATCTTGCAGACTGTCCATTATCAGTGTTTTATAGtccatgtttttaaaatgtattcaacACCACAGCAGCTCAGTTGAGGGGTTTCCTTCATTTTAAGATGGAGATCAATGATTCTCAGTAATccctttaaagggatagttctctTGAAGTGTTGTCTCATTGTTGACTTGCCTAGGGTATTGTCGTTTCCTCAACTATTTGTAAGTTTGTTACCTGGTTATTTAGCGACATCTAGAATATTCTGGCTAGCATCGTTGGAGAATATAGCAATGCTAGTGGAAACGGATTGTATCACTTAACAGTGCATTCAAAAGTATGGGGAATGCGGAGGAGTGGACCAAAAATGGCACCACTCTCTGTGGGAGGCAAAGCCCTCTCCCCACGCTTTTATTTTATCTACAGCTAACTGTTACCGTTCAAATCGTAGGAAATGTACTTTAAAACTGCACATGTTTCTCTCCTCCGCCAAGAGGGGAGCCActcgtttttttggggggggggcaccaACCAAATCGTGCTTAGGGCCCCAAAAAGGCTAGAGCCGGCCTTGACTGTTACAATCCATCCGAGGATTGTATTCAAGTTTGCCGAGAGTGTaaaatgcgtgtgtgtgtcaccccCCCCCCAGCCGTGCCAGAATTCCACGCTCTTGTAGGGAGCGAGACTGCAGAGGAGCTGGTGAGCAGTAGAGGGGAGGCGGGCCGCACCTCGCTGGCCCTGAAGAAGTGCTTCACCCGCATGATGAACTGTGAGAAGAAAGTGTTTGTGGACCAGCTCAACATGCTGGTGAAAAGAGTCACCGAGGAAGGTGAGCATCAAACAATAAGCATTTTGTTTTTGTGACACCATACACTTCATGTGGGTAGACGCCCAGATCTGTTTGTTCCGTATCACCAACTCCTATGGTCGTTGACATGTCAAGCCAAACATGACCTATTTGGCAACAGCCATAAAAGTTGCCAAGactgcacaaacagatctgggacaagGCCTCAACTTTCTTGCGTACGTTTCAGAAAGAGGTTATTAAAAGATAATAACCGGGGTTAAAGCTCTTAGTCCCTGTGACGGAGTGCCGTCGTATGGATTCTGGAGAGGCTGCATTTGAGATCAGCGTAAATCTTTGGAAAGAAGTTTTGTGTCTTGTTAGATATGGATCCCAGTTTTACACGACTGTTTATTTCTCTACTTCAAATGCGTGCGTGGTATCGTTTTACAAACGCTGTTTTACAGCTGTAGCTTCATGCATGGTTTAGGGAGGCGCCGCTGCACAACATACTACTTAAAGGAGCAATGATATACGGTGcattcaggaaagtattcagaccccttgactttttacacatttgttAAATTACAggcttattttaaaatgtattaaattgttgtttttttacccctcaaatctacacacaatctaCCCcaataatgacaaggcaaaaacaggtttttagaaatatttgaaaatgtataaaaagaACAAACATCACattttacatcagtattcagaccctttactcagtactttaaaGCGCCTtcagcagcgattacagtctcaaaTCGttttgggtgtgacgctacaagcttggaacacctgtatttggggagtttctcccattcgtctctgcagatcctctcaagctctgtcaggttggatagggagcgtcgctgcacagctattttcaggtctctccagagatgtccgatcgggttcaagttcgggctctggctgggccactgaagtACATCGCAACTTGTTCTGAATcctctcctgcgttgtcttggctgtgtgcttagggttggaaggtgaaccttcaccccagcctgaggtcctgagcgctctggagcaggttttcatcaaggatctcaccTTTGCTACGTTCATCTTTCCCCGAACTcgaagcaggctgtcatgtgccttttctgAGGACtgccttctgtctggccactctaccataaaagtcTGAttgatggttgtccttttggaaggttctcccatctccacagaggaactctggagccctgtcagagtgaccaccgggttcttggtcacctccctgaccaaggcccttctcccccaattgctcaattttgccttcttccatttaagaatggaggccgctgtgttcttggaccttcaatgctgcagaaatgttttggtacccttccccagatctgtgcctcgacacaatcctgtttcggagctctatggacaatgccttcgacctcatggcttggttttagctctgacatgcactgtcaactgtctgACCTTTTTATATAGatgggtgtgtgcctttccatatcatgtcctatcaattgaatgtaccacagttggactccaatcaagttgttgatcatccttgatgtttctatggaaacaggaagcaccagaGCTCGATTTCGAGTCTCATGgtaagggggtctgaatacttatttttgGTATTTTTGTTATGTTAATACAGTTGCAAAAATGTCaacttgttttcgctttgtcattatggggtgtgtgtgtggattgaggaaaacaatttaatttaatccattttagaataagaccgtaacttaacaaagtgtggaaaaagtcgtGGTCTGAATTCTTTTCGAAGGCACTGTACTTTGTAATAGAAATTCAATTATGAATCATTCACTCAAATTCAcgtactaataataataatcaggatattgtgtgtacatttttatagccactatgctgtgtcAGTtaggctacaggtgatcatgctaaTAGCACATATGACCATACATGGGCTCCTATATGCATGGTTCAATATGTTAAAGTCAAATTTATGTTTTACATGGTGTCAGCATTAATTAGACAAATATCATTTTAGAGTAGAATGTTCTTTTAAAAAGTTCCTAGAACTGCACTTCTCTGTCCTGCGACATACAAATTCTCCCATGGAGAACCCCAACCCACTAAGCAAGGGGACTGGAATTGGTCAAACTCTCAGTTTAATACATGTACAATATTATGCTCTTTCCCTAAAAGCAAGATGGCCATGACTTTCTTACATGAAATGGAGGTTAACTTGGCCCCAAACTATTTCCTTTTCTTTAACCCCTGTAATCAATAGTACATGGGAATAAATTATATACAATCTCAAGGAGTATATTTTCTACTGCATAATGCTTAGTCAAATTTTTCAAAGGACCTCTTGCACCAAAACATCTTTCTGTGTAATATTAAACCTTCATTTATCCAGGTTGGTCTTGTTGAGATACAAATCTCTTTCACGAGAGATGGGTTGTTAACTACGCATTAAACGGACTGAAACTGGGAGGGACTTATACAATAAGTCCTCGTTTTTATTTTCTGTAGCGAAACATTTTCGTTGCATGTCCAAATGAACACGACCCTATGTTAAAGGCTTTTGTTTTACCTGTTGTACCTCATTCAGCTGCTGCAGGGAAGGACAcatcagacagtaacagtgaacTGTTGCTCCGGCTCCACTCCCAGTATCCGGGTGACATCGGCTGTTTTTCCATCTACTTCCTAAACCGCATTGTGCTGGAGCCAGGCGACGCCATGTTTCTGGGTGCCAATGAACCGCACGCGTACCTCAATGGAGGTCAGGGGTCAACCAGTCAGATTCTTAGAAAGTCAACTAGATGTGTGAAAGTTGTGTATTGATAGGCTGTTAGAGAACAATGGAAATGCACTATATATAGAACAATGGAaatgcactatatatagaaaagtatgtggacaccccttcaataTAGAGGATTTTGCTATTCCCACCAGACTCATTGCTgactggtgtataaaatcgagcacacagccatgcaatctccatagacaaaagttagctgtagaatggccttaatgaagagctcggtgacattcaacgtggcactgtcataggatgccacctttccaacaagtcagtttgtcacatttctgcccagcaagagctgccccggtcaactgttagtGCTGTTTTTCTGACAACTCttagtggtagaccacacaagctcacaaaacaggaccgccgagtgctgaaaagTCACCTGTCCTCGgtagcaacactcactactgagtcccagacagcctctggaagcaacgtcagcacaaatgTTAGTCGGaagattcatgaaatgggtttccgtggccgagcagctgcacacaagccgaAGATCAACATGTGCCATGCCAAGTTTTGGCTGGAGTGGtttaaagctcgccgccattggactctggagcagtggaaacgcattgtctgtgaatgtgtgaatcacgcttcaccatctggcaggctGAATCAGAGTTTGGTGaataccaggagaacgctaccttccCGACTGtatagtgctaactgtaaagtttggtggagtaaTAATGGtattgggctgtttttcatggtttaggctaggccccttagttcctgtGAAGgggaatcttaatgctacagcatacaatgacattctagacaattctgtgtaTCAAAAACTCTATATgaattcccatgattttggaatgagatgtttgagtgagtgtccacatacttttggccatgtggTGAATAATACAGTAGATCAGCAATTGTTTAATGTGGTGGTATGCGCACAGCCATGAGAACATGTTTCCCAGGTGCTGGATTATTGAGAGGATACTGTAGAAGTGAGCACAAATATTCTGCTCACTTGTATTGTTGCTTCCAAATTATAGCGCTTCagaccctttaaaaaaaaaaaaaaaaaaaaatacaaaagtgatttttttttaactacTAACTTTGGGCGCTATATCAGTATGTGGATCTGTTATACAATGAGATTACCTATTGAAATACATAAACTATGACGTTTGTTAATTATATCATTATGTTGACATGTAAAGTTACAATGAATCTCAAATAGAGCAGTGAGAATTCTAATCTTCGAAATATTTTTATAAAGTGTACTTGAAAGAAAGTGTCCTATATCCCAATTCTCTCTCGCAACGCTACTCAGACTGCATCGAGTGCATGGCCTGCTCGGACAACACGGTGCGCGCCGGCCTGACGCCCAAGTTCATCGACGTCAACACCCTGTGTGAGATGCTGAACTACAGCCCCGCTCCAGCCAGCGCCAAGATTTTCCCCTCCATACAGGACCCCTCAGACCCCTTTGTCTACCTCTATGACCCCCCTGTTCCTGACTTCACTGTCATGAGGATACAGGTAATTTACTTACTCATTTAGCctgttcccagatctgtttgtgtgtcttgccaactcctatggtcattgtcacgcCAGACAACACAAACAGTTATACTCCGCCTTGACAATATTCTCTGTTTTTAAATCTCTCTTGTAGTAAGCCATTACCATATTTGTTCCAGTGTGTCTCGTAAATTAAATGTAAAATCATTTTCTTCTTCCTTCACTActttcccccctttctctcccccgaCCTCTGTCTGCCTCCTTCTCCAACCCCCT
This sequence is a window from Oncorhynchus gorbuscha isolate QuinsamMale2020 ecotype Even-year linkage group LG01, OgorEven_v1.0, whole genome shotgun sequence. Protein-coding genes within it:
- the mpi gene encoding mannose-6-phosphate isomerase isoform X1, whose translation is MSPWPYNDVRTTVIADVAAMEEVRVFPLSCAVQNYAWGKVGLDSEVAKLVVGGDTSAVIEDDKHYAELWMGAHPKGDALIKDNRIAQRTLGQWIADYPACLGSKVKDTFQGQLPFLFKVLSVNTALSIQAHPNRELAGRLHAQFPEHYPDNNHKPEMAVALTHFEGLCGFRPVEEIIGFLKSVPEFHALVGSETAEELVSSRGEAGRTSLALKKCFTRMMNCEKKVFVDQLNMLVKRVTEEAAAGKDTSDSNSELLLRLHSQYPGDIGCFSIYFLNRIVLEPGDAMFLGANEPHAYLNGDCIECMACSDNTVRAGLTPKFIDVNTLCEMLNYSPAPASAKIFPSIQDPSDPFVYLYDPPVPDFTVMRIQVPASVRQYTVAPVDCAGILLVIEGEATGTSAAALSDIILSRGTVLFISANERVSLHITSPSGMTMYRACSLL
- the mpi gene encoding mannose-6-phosphate isomerase isoform X2 — encoded protein: MICLPLSPGWFPSKVFPLSCAVQNYAWGKVGLDSEVAKLVVGGDTSAVIEDDKHYAELWMGAHPKGDALIKDNRIAQRTLGQWIADYPACLGSKVKDTFQGQLPFLFKVLSVNTALSIQAHPNRELAGRLHAQFPEHYPDNNHKPEMAVALTHFEGLCGFRPVEEIIGFLKSVPEFHALVGSETAEELVSSRGEAGRTSLALKKCFTRMMNCEKKVFVDQLNMLVKRVTEEAAAGKDTSDSNSELLLRLHSQYPGDIGCFSIYFLNRIVLEPGDAMFLGANEPHAYLNGDCIECMACSDNTVRAGLTPKFIDVNTLCEMLNYSPAPASAKIFPSIQDPSDPFVYLYDPPVPDFTVMRIQVPASVRQYTVAPVDCAGILLVIEGEATGTSAAALSDIILSRGTVLFISANERVSLHITSPSGMTMYRACSLL